From Rana temporaria chromosome 5, aRanTem1.1, whole genome shotgun sequence:
CTCCAACACGCAAATGAAGTTGTTGCCTCCAGTGGTGGAAGCGCAGGGACAATCCCCTGCCGGACCAGTTAATATAAGGTCTTAGCAAAGCTCCTTGCATATAAATGGAGACAAATCAGGGAGGCTTCAATACCAGGTACATTGTTCTGACCAGTCATTCAAGTCCCTACTAATGGATACCATTAAGAGTTCATTATCATGCTAATAGCAAGAAACTAAAAGAATGGGAAGGGGCTTGCTTTCGGGTTAGGTTGGCAAGATCTCTAAACCCTCGTGCGTCTCAGGTCCCTTCCCCCATTCCCTCCCCTGATTTGTTAGACCTGAGATAAGGGCATCTGCTTTGGGTAAGACACAGAACTGGCAGTGCCAGACCTCCATGTCAAGCCGGTGCTGACATCACTGTACATAGAGCCACCAGTTGCTTTGCTGCCCCAGCAGCAGCGTGTGCAGAAAGCCCTCCAGGACTCCAAAGTCTTCCCTGACCAAATCCATACCCCAGAGGTGATGCCAACCACCAGGCACATAAAGTACTTTAGCATGAAGACGGCATAGTCCGGCCGGCGAGGCTGTGCCAACTCGGGGAGGCAAGAGTTACAGTTATGGGCCATCTCCCAACCTTGGCGGTTGTGTTGTTCATAGAAGAAGCATGCCACCACAATGGTAGCGGGCACTGTGTAAAGTACGCTGAATATCCCAATGCGGATCATTAGTTTTTCCAGTTTGTCAGTTTTGGTGCCACCTTGTTTGATGACACTACGAATCCTGAAAAGGGACACAAACCCTGCTAGCAGGAACATGCTGCCAATGAAGAGGTAGATGACCAAGGGGGCCAGGACGAAGCCCCTCAGGTTGTCTAAGTTCTGGTTGCCCACATAGCAGATGCCAGCCACTGGGTCCCCGTCCACCGAGCTGAGGGCCAGCACAGCGATGGACTTGATGCTGGGCACCAACCAGGCGGCCAAGTGGAAGTACTGGGAGTAGCCGGCGATGGCCTCGTTGCCCCATTTCATGCCAGCCGCCAGGAACCAGGTGAGGGACAGGATGACCCACCAGATGGAGCTGGCCATGCCAAAGAAGTAGATGAGCAGGAAGACCAGGGTGCAAAGGGCAGGTCCAGTAGTCTCATAGTGGATGTGCTCCAGGTCGTGCTCCCGGCTACATGCCACCTTCTCGTGGCCAGCGATCAGACGCACCAGGTAGCCAGCGGACACCAACAGGTAGCAGGCGGACAGGAAGATGATGGGTCTCTCGGGGTACTTGAACCTCTCCATGTCAATGAGGAAGGTGGAGACGGTGGCAAAGGTGGAGGCAAAGCAGAGGACAGACCACAGGCCGATCCAGAAGGTGGTGAAGGTCCTTTCCTCTTGGGAGAAGTAGGGGTTGTGGCAGGGCATGGCACAATTGGGGATCTGACCAGTCCTTACCCTGTTGTAGAGAGGGTGCCTCTCATTGGACACCAGCACCATGGGCTCCCTGCACTGGCAGCCAGGCTCGCACCCTGCGGGGACTCTGGGCTTGCTCCGCGGGGGCTCTGCTCGGGGTTTGCTGATTGTTCCGCCCTTGTGCGGGTGGCTGGGCGCCTTGGGCATGCGCTGGTCGGGCAGGCTGGGCGCTGCGGTGGTAAGATCGGTGCGGTTGTAGTCCATACACAAGGTGTCCGGGTTCCCCAGCTCCGGTAACCGATCACAGCGCATCCGATCCGGCCAGGCAAAGCCGTATTGGCGCATGAGAGGGGCGCAGCCGGCCCGGGCCCGCTCACACACACTCCGACATGGGGGCAGCGGCTTCTTGTAGTCCTCCAGGCAGATCGGTGTGTACATGCTGCATAGGAAGAACTTCAGATCGGCCGAGCAATGGATCTCCACCAGCGGCCAGAACTGGTGCACCTCCAGGCCGGCCTCGTCCTGCGTGTCATGATTGAACTGGTTGGGCATATACGTGTGATTGTAGCCGATTCCCTTACACAGGGGCACCGTGATCTCCTGGCATGTCAGGTCCTTGGCAGCGGCGCCCAGTGCCGGGGGGAGGCAGCATGCAACCAGCAGCAAGAGGATCGGCAGGTACATGATCGCGGGGGCCAGACCTCTCATCACCTCCCCGCCATAAGTTCCAGCAAGTCCGGCTAAACTTCTCCCCAACAAGGCGATAAATCCAACTGACAGCCCCGGGATCGTACCGATCTCTCCGATCACCACCGACACCTCAACCCTCCGCACTTCACTCCGAGCGCTGCACTCTGTCTGTCTGCTGGGATACATGCCGACCTCATGAATATTTATACACGGGCCGGCCAGGGCCCGCCCCCCGACCAATCCCATTATCTCCTCCGGAGGGGGGCGGGGCCAATCCAACAAGCCTTTATTTTCTAAAGGTGGACTGAGCGTGTGGATGAGACGCCTATTGTTATTAATGAGGAGCCCgaccttcatcatcatcatcatcatcgccGTCCATTCATTACCCTGATGTattacagcaccccccccccccccatcacacctcATCACCGGGACATACAACTCACCCGACTACCCATATCTCACCCCCCATCATCACCCTCATCACCGGGACATACACCTCACATATCTCTATACCCCTCATCACCGGGACATACACCTcacccacatatatatatatatttcttctattattattattatttatatttgtaaAAGGGCAAATTAAGTATTATTATTTCATGATGGACTATATATAGATTCTCTATAaagaaatgtgtgtgtatatacagggtatatatatatatatatatagctatattatTTAGTATGATGATTATAATTTTTATTCCAATATACGTGTATttgtgcatgtatatatatatcatttatttattacacTAGTATTTATCAATCTACCTCTCACTTCTCTctctatctttatttttttctcttctctccatctctagtctctctctctctcttttcccttctctctctctctatgtttgctctgttttttctcttctcttctaatCTCTTCtaatctcttctcttctctctctcaattgttccttctctctctctccatctttattttttctcttctctccatCTC
This genomic window contains:
- the FZD8 gene encoding frizzled-8 — encoded protein: MRGLAPAIMYLPILLLLVACCLPPALGAAAKDLTCQEITVPLCKGIGYNHTYMPNQFNHDTQDEAGLEVHQFWPLVEIHCSADLKFFLCSMYTPICLEDYKKPLPPCRSVCERARAGCAPLMRQYGFAWPDRMRCDRLPELGNPDTLCMDYNRTDLTTAAPSLPDQRMPKAPSHPHKGGTISKPRAEPPRSKPRVPAGCEPGCQCREPMVLVSNERHPLYNRVRTGQIPNCAMPCHNPYFSQEERTFTTFWIGLWSVLCFASTFATVSTFLIDMERFKYPERPIIFLSACYLLVSAGYLVRLIAGHEKVACSREHDLEHIHYETTGPALCTLVFLLIYFFGMASSIWWVILSLTWFLAAGMKWGNEAIAGYSQYFHLAAWLVPSIKSIAVLALSSVDGDPVAGICYVGNQNLDNLRGFVLAPLVIYLFIGSMFLLAGFVSLFRIRSVIKQGGTKTDKLEKLMIRIGIFSVLYTVPATIVVACFFYEQHNRQGWEMAHNCNSCLPELAQPRRPDYAVFMLKYFMCLVVGITSGVWIWSGKTLESWRAFCTRCCWGSKATGGSMYSDVSTGLTWRSGTASSVSYPKQMPLSQV